GTCATCAAAACAGGAATGCTCTTTTCGTCGCAGATTATTGACGCCGTTGCCTCTGCCATAGAGTCGAACCGTAACTGTCTGCTGGTCCTTGACCCGGTAATGCTCGCTAAAGGTGGTGCGGCGCTTATTGACAGAGAAGCCGTCACCTTCCTCAAGCTCCGGCTCCTCCCCCTGGCCTATCTGATAACGCCCAACATTCCCGAAGCAGAGCGACTGAGCGGCATCGACATCATCGATGAAGATGGCATGCAGCAGGCAGCCAGGGCCATCCACCGCATGGGGAGCAGAAACGTGCTGATCAAGGGTGGCCACCTTGGCGACAACAATTCCGTGGACATCCTCTTTGACGGCAGCGCCTTTATCCGTTATCCGGCGCAGCGGATTCATTCCAAAAACACCCACGGAACCGGCTGCACCTTCGCGTCGGCAATCGCCACATTCCTTGCCCAGGGAGAACCGCTGCAAATAGCGGTCGCCAAGGCAAAACAGTTCATTACCGAAGCCATTAAAACCGCTCAGCCCATCGGCAAAGGCCACGGGCCGGTAAACCACTATATCTCCGCCCTCACCTTCAGGGATCAATCATGACAAAATCATTCTGATAGATTCTCGGGGTAACAACCCGATAATCGAGCGATTCGCAACTGCAAAAGATGTCAATATAAAACCATAAATAGAGGAATACCATGACCGAACTGGATCACGCACGAAAAGGGATAATCTCGAAGAACATGCAGGAGGTTGCCCAAGCCGAAGGGGTAACGCCTGAATTCATAAGAAACGGCATTGCCGACGGCAACATCATCATCTGTCACAACATAAAGCGGACCGCCGGCAGACCCCTGGCTGTTGGCAAAGGATTGCGCACCAAGGTTAACGCCAATATCGGCACCTCAGCAGATGACCTGGACATATCCAAGGAGCTGGAAAAGGCCCGCGTTGCAGTGAAGTACGGTGCGGACGCCATTATGGATCTGTCAACCGGTGGCCCGGTTGACGAAATCCGGCGCGCCATCATTGCCGAAACCAACGCCTGCATCGGCTCGGTGCCGCTCTACCAGGCAGCTCTAGATGCGGTACGGACCAAAAAGAAGGCCATTGTCGATATGACGGTTGACGATATCTTTGCCGGGATCATCAAGCATGCCGATGACGGGGTTGACTTCATCACCGTCCACTGCGGCGTTACCCGCAGCACTGTGGAACGGATGCGCAACGAAGGCCGAGTAATGGATGTCGTCTCCCGCGGCGGCGCCTTTACCGTGGAGTGGATGGCCTATAATAACAAGGAAAACCCGCTCTATGAGCATTTTGACCGGCTATTGGAAATTGTCCGGGAATACGACATGACCCTGTCGCTCGGGGACGGTTTCAGGCCGGGATGCCTGGCCGATGCCACCGACCGGGCCCAGATCCATGAACTGATCATCCTCGGCGAACTGACCCAGAGAGCCCAGGCTGCAGGGGTGCAGGTGATGATCGAAGGCCCCGGACATGTGCCACTCAACCAGATCGAAGCGAACATCACTCTGCAGAAGCGCCTCTGCCACGGAGCGCCATTTTATGTCCTCGGACCGCTGGTAACCGATATCGCGCCCGGTTACGACCATATCACCTGCGCCATCGGTGGTGCCATTGCCGCCGCTGCCGGGGCCGACTTCCTCTGCTATGTCACCCCGAGCGAACATCTGAAACTGCCGTCGGTACAGGACGTGCGCGACGGGGTGATCGCCTCGCGCATTGCTGCCCATGCAGCTGATATCTCCAAAGGGGTTAAAGGGGCAATCGAAAAAGACATCCAGATGGCCAGGTGCCGCAAGAAGCTCGACTGGGAGGGGCAGTTCAACATGGCGCTCGACCCGGACCGGGCTCGTCAGCTCAGGGCCGAATCAGGAGTCGCCGAACACGGCGCCTGCACCATGTGCGGCGAGTTCTGCGCCTATAAGGTTATGGATGATGCCATGGAACGACAGGCAGCCAATAACTGAACGTATCGTAAAAAAGTGAAGCGGCGTCAGCGGATGCTGACCAGGAATAAGGCGTCATGAAACGGCATGACCCGGTCAATATCGCTCCGGGAGAGTGACGCAACGGCCACCGGTTCCCGAAACCGCCTTAAGAAGCGTCGTGCAGCATTGTCGAGCGCCGGGTTTGCAAATCCGAGCCGGTTATCGATCCTGTGAGGCAACAGACCGGGGAACGCCACCACCTTCTGCAAAACCGGATTCAACATCAGCCTGGCCCCCGGCTCAATGGGGGCCGCCCCTAGCGACCGTTTGCCGAGATAGAGCAGATAGTTGTGAGAGATCTCTCCCCCCCTCAGCCGCAGCACCTCCTCAGCCACATCCCTTACGGCGCCGGGATGGGCAAAGAGCAGCGGCGTCAGCCCAACCGCTTCGGTCATCTCCAACAGCTCGTCAATTCTGAATGTCATGGCAGACGGATGGAGGAAGGCATCACTAAAACCCCACGAATTCCTTGCCTCGGGCAAGCCGTTCAAGCACTCTGCAACCCTGGAGCCCTCCGGCGCCCGTGACAGCAACCTTCGGGCAGTCATCTCATCTGTCACGCGCAGCAACCTGAGCGCCCTCCTGATGGATTCGATCTCACCACGTCCTCCCTTGCTGTAAACCATCAAACGCAGGATGCCGCCGTCGACCAGGCTATTTGCCAGTGCGGCAAGCCCCGCTAACGGATCGCTCATATGGTGGATGACCCCGAAGGCATCGATAAAATGAAACGGAGCCGCCTCCGGCGCGTGCCGCAGCAAGTCACCGGCAACAGTATTGACATTGCTGCAGCCATGGAGCCGAAGATGCAGCCTTGCCCTGGCCAGCGAGGCCTCGGAAAGGTCCAGAGCAATGATCTCTGCCTGGGGATTGGCAATGCTGAAGGGATAGGGAGAAAAAGCCCCACAACCGGCCAGCAGCAATCGTTGGGACTCTGGCGGCAGCAGTTCACCGTTGAATCTGGCCCAGAGGCTGGTCAGATTGAGCGCGTAGCTGTCGCACCGCCGAATTGAGGCAAGAAGACTGACCTGCGGATATGGATGAGTATTATAATGATTACGGACAAGGTCGGTCATTTAGTGTGTTGCCCCCGAAAGCCCGCAGGACAGAGCGGCGCACCGACAATTAGATATAGAATCACCGTTATTGATTAGCAAGACCACTCCATTACCCTGAATTCCGTAAGTTTTTATAATAAGCTACCCGTCATTGCAACTGGAAAGCGCCTGAGTCCCGTCTTGCAGAACAAACTTCTGATCAGGCATAAGCGGCAGCCAATAAAAGGAGTTGCACAATAGTTGATTTGCTGCTACAAAAGATAAAAATAATCCTATTTGTCTTTTAGAAAAAAGGAGCGTTTATGCCACGTTTAATCAAGGTCCTGCTTACCGCTGTTTTGTCGCTCATGTCCATCCTGCCGGCCATGGCAGAAGATCTTCCCGTTGTAATGTTCGACCAGGGCCACAACCAGCGCTTTCTTACAGGTAAAGAGGGGCCGCTGCACCTTTCCGGGCTTGCAGGCGTCTTCAAGGAGCAGGGCTTCAAGGTGGAGACCCTTGATGGTCCTATGACCAAGGACGCGTTGACCGGTGCCCAGGCATTGGTCATCTCCGGCGCCTTCAACACGTTCCCCCCGGAAGAGCTGGAGGCAATTGCCGCCTATCTGGACAAGGGAGGCAAGCTCGCCGTAATGCTCCATATCGGTCCGCCCCTGGTGCCGCTGCTCGACATGCTGGGAGTGATAGTATCAGGCAGCGTTATTCATGAACAGGAGAACCTGGTCAAAACCGACGACATCAATTTCAAGGTTACCCGGCTCGAAGCTGGACCGTTGACATCCGGCATCGAACAGTTTAGCCTCTACGGAGGTTGGGCCCTGCTCAATGAGCGCCCGGGCACGACGGTTGTAGCCAAAACCGGAGAAAAGGCCTGGATTGACCTGAACGGTGACCGCAAGCTGTCACAGGGTGACGCGGTGCAGGAGTTTGCGGTGATCGTCAGCGGCAGCTACGGCAACGGCAAATTCGTGATTTTTGCCGACGATGCCATCTTCCAGAACCAGTATCTGGATGAGAATAACGCCAAACTGGCAGCCAACCTGGCAACCTGGTTAAAATAACCGAACAACAAAGGCGCAAGTCATTATGCTGGAATTCCGCATCACCGAAGAGGACCATTGCCGCCCGGCCGGAAGCTGGCTAAGAATGCGGATACCAACGGCAACTGCCGGATACATCAACCAGTTGCTGAAAAAAGGGCATGTCACGGTCAACGGCGGGACAGTTTCAGAGCTGCGCCCGCTAGTTGCAGGTGATTGCGTGTCACTGAAAGAGAGTGGCCGCACCCGTGCCTTGCTGAATGCCAAATTGCTCGCGCCAGAAATAGATATCCTTTACGAAGACAGCCTGGTTCTGTGCATCAACAAACCGAACGGCATCTCAATGCACGCCGCTGCCGAGGCCGGCGAAACCATCACCGAGCGTGCCACCACCTACCTGCATGCCCGCGAACGCGCCGCCCACCCCCATGCGGCAGAACCGACCTTCAAGCTGCGCCCGATCAACCGCCTGGACCGCGGCACTTCAGGAGGGGTATTCCTCGCCAAATCCTCCACCGCAGCAGGGATCTTCGGTAAGCTGGTCATGGAGGGCGGCCTGGACAAGCTGTACCTGGCACTGGCAGCTGGTAACATCACCGGTAACGGCACGATCAGAGAACCGGTTGAAGGGAAAGAGGCTCTCACCCGCTACAGCGCCATCTTCAGCACCAGCAGATGTTCGCTGCTCGCCCTCCGCCCCGATACCGGCCGGATGCACCAGATCAGGATTCACCTGCGACACATCGGCCATCCGGTCATGGGCGACAAACGCTACGGCGGGCCGTCACTCCCGGCATACCAGGGATTCACCCTCCACTCTTTCAGGACCGGATTCACCCATCCGGAAACCGGTCAGGCAACCGTGATTCATGCCCCTCTCCCCCAGGAGTTCCTCTCTCTGGTCCGCTCAGCGAGCCAGGATAGTTTCTCCAACATCCTGCAGCAACTGCAGCTCCTTTCCTAAGAACAGCGTTTCTTAAATTTGCAACTCCGGATGCCCCTTTTTTTGCGCCAATGCAAAGTTCTGGAGAGACCGCCAACGCAGCCAAACCTGTAACAACCTGATATCATGACATTTACACTACACACTCATTTTTTCTACCGTGGGTATGGATGTTGCTAAATTGATAGCATCAGATCAAGAGCCGGTTCAGTATCATTGATGCAGCAAGGAGAACACGATGGAAAACAGGATAAAAGGAAGTGTGTGGCAGGCAAGAAAGGCCCCGGTCAATCAGACCGGCTTTAATACGATGCGGCTGCGGATCGCTCTCAGCATCTTTCTGGACAGTTTTCTAAAGGGATGCGGCGCACTATTTGGCACGGCTCAGTCCCCCATGTATTCCGGCCGCAAATAGTTTTGGCCCGCAAAAACAACGACTAAGGCGCCTCCGGTTTCCGGGGGCGCCTTTTATTATGTGCAGCATTTCCTATTGATTAAGACGTCATTTTTTCCCTTTGGCCGCAGCAAAGGTTATTTTCAGCCCTTTAGCCGTCTTCTGGATAATATGCAGCGGCAGGCCGGCCTTGGCATCAGCGGCATCAAACACCAGCCTGGTCTTGTCCGGGTAAACGCCGACCCTCAGCCGGGAAACCCCGAATTTACCTACCTTCACTTCGCGGCTCTTCAGGGTCGTTGCTGCTCCTGGAATATCCACCACCAGCCGCTCCGGGCCAGAGAGCTTGAACGCGTCGTAATGGGCAATGGCCACACCGGAAATTATTTCCACTGCGTCGTTGCCGATAACAACAGACTCCAGCTGCTGTCCGCCGGCAATAGGTGCAACCGTCCTGGCGACGACTGCCTCGGCCTTGGACACAACCACCGGAGCAGGCACGGGAACCGACACGGTGTTGGCCTTAGCTTCAGGTTGAACGGCAAGCTCTTGGGCAATTGATGGGACAGTCGACCTTGCTGCAAGCTTCGGTTCGACCGGCTTGTCCGCCTTAACCGGCGACGGTTCGGCTACTGCTTTCTTTTGCGGCTCAAGCAGATCGTTCAGCGAGGGATCACCAGGCATGGCAGCGTTGGGCGCAGCCAGCGACGGAAATGAGATCACCAGCCGCCCAGCGTCTGCCGCGTCCCGGTTGACATTGACCACAACATCTTTCTCCATGCCTATCACCAGGCGAGTCACCGGAATGCCGTCAACCTGAAGCTCCTTGACCCAGATGCCGGTCACCAACCCTGCGCCTGGAATCTCACCAACAATCCCCCTGGTCTTTCCCGGTGCGATATCGAGCATGATGCCACTGCCGCCGGTCATCTTCCGATACAGGTAAGTCAAGGGCTGGTCACCCTGGATCTCAATGCGGGACCCACCCGGAGCAACCTTGATGGAACCAATGGTGGCCGTGGCGGCCAGCAAGGATGTCTCTGTAACCACCAGTGCCAGCAATGCAACGAAACCGATTATGCCGTATCTCATTACCCCTCCGTCATCTGTTCAGGATGATTTGTTCCCCTCATCAACAGTGCGCCGATGGACAAACCAGTAGGCAAAAGCCACAAAGATAACCCCGCCGAGAATATTCCCCAGCGTCACCGGCACCAGGTTATCGATAAAGAAACCGGACCAGGTAAGCCCGGCCTCGACCCTGCCGGTTGCCCCAGCCAGGAACAGTCCGGCAGGGATAAAATACATGTTGGCGATGGAATGCTCGAAACCGCTGGTGACAAAGGCCATGATCGGCACATAGCAGGCCATCAGTTTCCCCGGGATGTCATACGCTGCGGTAGCCATCATCACGGCCAGGCAGACCAGCCAGTTACAAAGAATACCGCGCACCAGGGCAGCCATGAACGGCAAGCGGCACTTGGCCGCAGCGATCCGGATCGCATGCTCGGCAACCGGGCTCCCTTCCCACAAGCGGGTCTCGAACATCAGCCAGGCAAAGAAGAGCGATCCGAGCAGATTGCCAACAATGACGATGGTCCAGTTCTCCGCCAGCTTCAGCCAGGATATTTCGCCATGCAGCGCTGCGTTGGCCAGCAGGCTGTTGCCGGTAAAGAGTTCGGCGCCGCAGATCACCACCAGCATCAGGCCGAGAGAAAACACGCTCCCGCCAAGGAAGCGGGAGATTCCCAGGCCGGCATAGTTCGCGGCATCCGAGGTCACCACGGTTGACAGCTGCGCGCCAAAGGCGATATAGACCCCTGCCAGAAGGCTCAACACAAAGGTGCGTCCCCGTGACTGGGTCAGGACCCGCTTGCCGCCGGCAACGATTGCAGCAACTGTCTCAACAGGTGTCAGGAACCGCTTCTCCATTTATGCCGTACTCCCCTGAGCTGCAATTCTCGCATGTACCAGCAGATTGTCAATCAATACCTGATCTCGAAGCGGCTGAATTCGCCGCTGTAAAACTCCTCATGCTCTATCAACCGGTCAACCCTGGCTGCAGAAGGGCCTCGACGGCACCAGTCCACCAGCTGCTGCACCGCTGCCTCTTCGCCCTCGAAACACCCCTCCACATCGCCGTTGGGGAGGTTCCGCACCCAGCCTGTCACCCCAAGGCCAACCGCCGCCATCTCGGTACTGTTGCGAAACGCCACTCCCTGCACCCGACCGGCAATCACAATCCTCTTCCGCACTGGCATTATCCCTCACCTCCAACCATCTCCAGGAATTCGTCTTCAGTCAGTACCGGCACGCCCAGTTCCCGAGCCTTGTCCAGCTTACTCCCGGCCTCTTCCCCGGCAACTACGTAGCTGGTCTTTTTCGAGACTGATCCGGCCGCGTGGCCACCTTCAGCCTCTACCATCCGCTTGGCTTCGTCCCTGGTAAAGCGGGAGAGCGAACCGGTAAAGACAAAGGTCAAGCCGGTAAAGCGCCCGCCGGTCTTCTTCTCCTGGGCCGCCGGGGTGACCCCTGCGCTGAACAATGCCGTCAGTACCGCCTGGTTGGCAGGCTCGCCAAAGAATCCGGCTATGGAGCGCGCCACCTGCGGCCCAACCTCGCGAATCGCCATCAACTCTGCCTCGGTAGCTTTGGCGAGGTTCTCGATACTGCCAAACGCCTGCGCCAGCAATGCCGCGGTATGCTCCCCCACGTGGCGGATGCCAAGGGCAAAGACCAGGCGACCCAGGTCACACCGCTTACTCTTGTCAATGGCAGCCAGCAGATTTTCCGCCAGCTTGTCCCCCATCCGCTCGAAGCGGTCGAAATCATCCCTGGTGAGCCGGTAGATGTCGGCCACCGAGCGAACCAGCCCCAGGGAAAGGAGCTGCTCAATGTACTTGTCCCCCAGCCCCTCGATATCCATGGCACGGCGCGAAGCAAAATGGATGATCGATTCCCGGATCTGCGCCGGGCAGGAGAGTCCGAGGCAGCGCACCGCCACTTCGTCCGGGATCTTCACCACCCGGGAACCGCATTCCGGGCAGAATTCCGGCACCGGCAACGGCTGTTCAACGCCGGTCCGCTTTTCGACGATCACCCTGACCACGGCCGGGATCACATCCCCGGCCCGCTCGATGATCACGGTATCACCGACCCGGATATCCTTTTTCTCCAGCTCCTCCCAGTTGTGCAAAGTCGCCCTGGAGACGATCACCCCGGAGACCTCGACCGGCCGTAACTGGGCAACCGGCGTAATCACCCCGGTCCTGCCCACCGACGGCATGATCGCCTCGACCACGGTTTCGGCCTGGCGCGGCGGAAACTTCCAGGCGATGGCCCAGCGAGGCGAGCGGCTCTTTTCCCCCAATTCAGCCTGCATGGCAAAGGGATCGACCTTGACCACCACCCCGTCGATCTCGTACGGCAGGGTTTCGCGGTCCCGCATCATCTCACGGTAATACGCCACCACCTCGGCCACGCCATGAACCTTCCGCGCCAACGGATTCACCGGGATGCCCCAGCGCTGCACCGCCTTTAAGAACTGGCTTTGCGCCAGGAAACCATGGCCGCTCACCACCCCTGGGGCGTAGCAGAAAAATGCCAGCGGCCGTTTGGCAGCAATGCGCGGATCAAGCTGGCGGATCGAGCCGGCGGCGGCGTTGCGCGGGTTGGCAAACGGCTGTTCCCCGGCCTCCTCCCGTTCGGCATTGAACCTGCGAAACGGTTCCAAAGGCAGGAAGACCTCGCCCCGCACCTCAAACAGCTCTGGCGGCTCGGCAGTATTAAGCTTCAGCGGGATGTCACGCACCGTGCGGAGGTTGGCGGTCACATCCTCGCCGGTTACACCATCGCCACGGGTGGAGCCACCGGTCAGCACCCCTTTTTCATAGACCAGTTCCACTGCTAGGCCATCCATCTTGGGCTCGCAGACATATTCGATGACCGGGTCGGCAACCAGGCCGAGAAACCGTTTGACCCGCTGGTCAAACTCAATGATGTCCGCCTCGACCATGGCGTTTTCCAGGGAGAGCATCGGCAACCGGTGTACCACCTGGCTGAACCTCTCAAGAGGACTGCCACCGACCCGCTGCGTAGGTGACGAAGGGATAACCAGCTCTGGATGCTTCTCCTCCAGCGCCAGCAGTTCGCGAAACAGCGCATCGTACTCCGCATCGGTGATCTCCGGCCGGTCATCCTGGTAATACAGCCGGTTGTGGTGTTCTATCAGGCGGCGGAGTTCGTCAACACGCTGCCATGGTGTGAAAAGGTCCATAACTGCTCCCAGAGTGTCGATTAGTCGGCGTACATGGTATCCATCGCGCCTGTCGCTGTCAACATGAGGTTTTGCCATACTAGAACTGCATGTTCCCTGCGTGAAGTTAGGCATTGCCCTTTGCTTACAAAAACTTCTCAGGTTTTTGTAAGCAGACAAATAAATGGACAGTATTAATAGTCAATTGCCTCAAAAAAAAGGCGATGCTTTTGAAAGCACCGCCTTTTTTACTGATTCAGGAA
This window of the Geoanaerobacter pelophilus genome carries:
- the thiC gene encoding phosphomethylpyrimidine synthase ThiC, encoding MTELDHARKGIISKNMQEVAQAEGVTPEFIRNGIADGNIIICHNIKRTAGRPLAVGKGLRTKVNANIGTSADDLDISKELEKARVAVKYGADAIMDLSTGGPVDEIRRAIIAETNACIGSVPLYQAALDAVRTKKKAIVDMTVDDIFAGIIKHADDGVDFITVHCGVTRSTVERMRNEGRVMDVVSRGGAFTVEWMAYNNKENPLYEHFDRLLEIVREYDMTLSLGDGFRPGCLADATDRAQIHELIILGELTQRAQAAGVQVMIEGPGHVPLNQIEANITLQKRLCHGAPFYVLGPLVTDIAPGYDHITCAIGGAIAAAAGADFLCYVTPSEHLKLPSVQDVRDGVIASRIAAHAADISKGVKGAIEKDIQMARCRKKLDWEGQFNMALDPDRARQLRAESGVAEHGACTMCGEFCAYKVMDDAMERQAANN
- a CDS encoding class I SAM-dependent methyltransferase, which encodes MTDLVRNHYNTHPYPQVSLLASIRRCDSYALNLTSLWARFNGELLPPESQRLLLAGCGAFSPYPFSIANPQAEIIALDLSEASLARARLHLRLHGCSNVNTVAGDLLRHAPEAAPFHFIDAFGVIHHMSDPLAGLAALANSLVDGGILRLMVYSKGGRGEIESIRRALRLLRVTDEMTARRLLSRAPEGSRVAECLNGLPEARNSWGFSDAFLHPSAMTFRIDELLEMTEAVGLTPLLFAHPGAVRDVAEEVLRLRGGEISHNYLLYLGKRSLGAAPIEPGARLMLNPVLQKVVAFPGLLPHRIDNRLGFANPALDNAARRFLRRFREPVAVASLSRSDIDRVMPFHDALFLVSIR
- a CDS encoding DUF4350 domain-containing protein; translation: MPRLIKVLLTAVLSLMSILPAMAEDLPVVMFDQGHNQRFLTGKEGPLHLSGLAGVFKEQGFKVETLDGPMTKDALTGAQALVISGAFNTFPPEELEAIAAYLDKGGKLAVMLHIGPPLVPLLDMLGVIVSGSVIHEQENLVKTDDINFKVTRLEAGPLTSGIEQFSLYGGWALLNERPGTTVVAKTGEKAWIDLNGDRKLSQGDAVQEFAVIVSGSYGNGKFVIFADDAIFQNQYLDENNAKLAANLATWLK
- a CDS encoding RluA family pseudouridine synthase: MLEFRITEEDHCRPAGSWLRMRIPTATAGYINQLLKKGHVTVNGGTVSELRPLVAGDCVSLKESGRTRALLNAKLLAPEIDILYEDSLVLCINKPNGISMHAAAEAGETITERATTYLHARERAAHPHAAEPTFKLRPINRLDRGTSGGVFLAKSSTAAGIFGKLVMEGGLDKLYLALAAGNITGNGTIREPVEGKEALTRYSAIFSTSRCSLLALRPDTGRMHQIRIHLRHIGHPVMGDKRYGGPSLPAYQGFTLHSFRTGFTHPETGQATVIHAPLPQEFLSLVRSASQDSFSNILQQLQLLS
- a CDS encoding AMIN domain-containing protein, whose protein sequence is MRYGIIGFVALLALVVTETSLLAATATIGSIKVAPGGSRIEIQGDQPLTYLYRKMTGGSGIMLDIAPGKTRGIVGEIPGAGLVTGIWVKELQVDGIPVTRLVIGMEKDVVVNVNRDAADAGRLVISFPSLAAPNAAMPGDPSLNDLLEPQKKAVAEPSPVKADKPVEPKLAARSTVPSIAQELAVQPEAKANTVSVPVPAPVVVSKAEAVVARTVAPIAGGQQLESVVIGNDAVEIISGVAIAHYDAFKLSGPERLVVDIPGAATTLKSREVKVGKFGVSRLRVGVYPDKTRLVFDAADAKAGLPLHIIQKTAKGLKITFAAAKGKK
- a CDS encoding formate/nitrite transporter family protein, which codes for MEKRFLTPVETVAAIVAGGKRVLTQSRGRTFVLSLLAGVYIAFGAQLSTVVTSDAANYAGLGISRFLGGSVFSLGLMLVVICGAELFTGNSLLANAALHGEISWLKLAENWTIVIVGNLLGSLFFAWLMFETRLWEGSPVAEHAIRIAAAKCRLPFMAALVRGILCNWLVCLAVMMATAAYDIPGKLMACYVPIMAFVTSGFEHSIANMYFIPAGLFLAGATGRVEAGLTWSGFFIDNLVPVTLGNILGGVIFVAFAYWFVHRRTVDEGNKSS
- a CDS encoding acylphosphatase; the encoded protein is MPVRKRIVIAGRVQGVAFRNSTEMAAVGLGVTGWVRNLPNGDVEGCFEGEEAAVQQLVDWCRRGPSAARVDRLIEHEEFYSGEFSRFEIRY
- the ligA gene encoding NAD-dependent DNA ligase LigA, which gives rise to MDLFTPWQRVDELRRLIEHHNRLYYQDDRPEITDAEYDALFRELLALEEKHPELVIPSSPTQRVGGSPLERFSQVVHRLPMLSLENAMVEADIIEFDQRVKRFLGLVADPVIEYVCEPKMDGLAVELVYEKGVLTGGSTRGDGVTGEDVTANLRTVRDIPLKLNTAEPPELFEVRGEVFLPLEPFRRFNAEREEAGEQPFANPRNAAAGSIRQLDPRIAAKRPLAFFCYAPGVVSGHGFLAQSQFLKAVQRWGIPVNPLARKVHGVAEVVAYYREMMRDRETLPYEIDGVVVKVDPFAMQAELGEKSRSPRWAIAWKFPPRQAETVVEAIMPSVGRTGVITPVAQLRPVEVSGVIVSRATLHNWEELEKKDIRVGDTVIIERAGDVIPAVVRVIVEKRTGVEQPLPVPEFCPECGSRVVKIPDEVAVRCLGLSCPAQIRESIIHFASRRAMDIEGLGDKYIEQLLSLGLVRSVADIYRLTRDDFDRFERMGDKLAENLLAAIDKSKRCDLGRLVFALGIRHVGEHTAALLAQAFGSIENLAKATEAELMAIREVGPQVARSIAGFFGEPANQAVLTALFSAGVTPAAQEKKTGGRFTGLTFVFTGSLSRFTRDEAKRMVEAEGGHAAGSVSKKTSYVVAGEEAGSKLDKARELGVPVLTEDEFLEMVGGEG